A genomic segment from Luteibacter aegosomatis encodes:
- the metK gene encoding methionine adenosyltransferase, with translation MSNYLFTSESVSEGHPDKIADQISDAVLDAILAQDPRARVACETLVKTGVAIVAGEITTSAWIDLEALTRKVILDIGYDSSEVGFDGETCGVLNLIGKQSPDINQGVDRKKPEEQGAGDQGLMFGYATNETSEYMPAAIHLSHRLVEQQAKVRKKKNSPLPWLRPDAKSQVTLRYNEAGEAIAIDAVVLSTQHDPGVKQKDLVEGVRELILKPVLPAKLLHKDTKFHINPTGKFVIGGPVGDCGLTGRKIIVDTYGGWARHGGGAFSGKDPSKVDRSAAYAARYVAKNIVAAGLADRCEIQVSYAIGVAEPTSISVTTFGTGKISDDKIEKLVRKHFDLRPYGIIKMLDLVHPIYQPTASYGHFGRKPYEVKGADGSTYTAFSWEKTDKADLLRDAAGLGGKVARK, from the coding sequence ATGAGCAACTACCTCTTCACCTCCGAGTCGGTCTCCGAAGGCCATCCGGACAAGATCGCCGACCAGATCTCCGACGCCGTTCTCGACGCCATCCTGGCCCAGGATCCGCGCGCCCGGGTGGCCTGCGAGACGCTCGTGAAGACGGGTGTCGCCATCGTCGCCGGCGAGATCACCACCAGCGCCTGGATCGACCTCGAAGCCCTCACCCGCAAGGTGATCCTCGACATCGGCTACGACTCGTCGGAAGTCGGCTTCGACGGCGAGACCTGCGGCGTGCTCAATCTCATCGGCAAGCAGTCGCCCGACATCAACCAGGGCGTGGACCGCAAGAAGCCGGAAGAACAGGGCGCGGGCGACCAGGGCCTGATGTTCGGCTACGCCACCAACGAAACCAGCGAATACATGCCGGCCGCCATCCACCTGAGCCACCGTCTCGTGGAGCAGCAGGCCAAGGTCCGCAAGAAGAAGAACTCGCCGCTGCCCTGGCTGCGTCCGGACGCCAAGAGCCAGGTCACCCTGCGCTACAACGAAGCCGGCGAAGCCATCGCCATCGACGCCGTGGTGCTTTCCACCCAGCACGATCCGGGCGTGAAGCAGAAGGACCTCGTCGAAGGCGTGCGCGAGCTGATCCTCAAGCCCGTGCTGCCGGCGAAGCTCCTGCACAAGGACACCAAGTTCCACATCAACCCGACCGGCAAGTTCGTCATCGGCGGCCCGGTGGGCGACTGCGGCCTCACCGGCCGCAAGATCATCGTCGACACCTACGGCGGCTGGGCCCGTCACGGCGGCGGCGCGTTCTCGGGCAAGGATCCGTCGAAGGTCGACCGTTCGGCCGCCTACGCCGCGCGCTACGTCGCCAAGAACATCGTCGCGGCCGGCCTCGCCGACCGTTGCGAAATCCAGGTCAGCTACGCCATCGGCGTGGCCGAGCCCACCTCGATCTCGGTGACCACCTTCGGCACCGGCAAGATCTCCGACGACAAGATCGAGAAGCTGGTGCGCAAGCACTTCGACCTGCGCCCGTACGGCATCATCAAGATGCTCGACCTGGTGCACCCGATCTACCAGCCGACCGCGTCCTACGGTCACTTCGGCCGCAAGCCGTACGAAGTGAAGGGCGCCGACGGCAGCACCTACACCGCGTTCTCGTGGGAAAAGACCGACAAGGCCGACCTCCTGCGCGACGCCGCGGGCCTGGGTGGCAAGGTCGCCCGCAAGTAA
- a CDS encoding DUF4142 domain-containing protein: MPIPAPRLLAIAFLAASLPLAVIAQEKDTQGGTPTDAGFFKNAGASGLAEVAFSELATKQSSSGKVKDFAQTMIEDHGKANDELRSLKSGDKGYSLVDKPLPDAQKALDAMSRMKGAEFDAAYRKQMIADHEEAVASFEVEIEKGSNPEMKAFAKKTLPTLKHHLEMAKALPTR, from the coding sequence ATGCCCATTCCCGCCCCCCGCCTGCTCGCCATCGCCTTCCTCGCCGCCTCGCTGCCGCTGGCCGTCATCGCGCAGGAAAAGGACACCCAGGGCGGCACGCCCACCGACGCGGGCTTCTTCAAGAACGCCGGCGCGTCCGGCCTGGCCGAAGTCGCATTCAGCGAGCTGGCGACGAAGCAGTCGTCGTCCGGCAAGGTGAAGGATTTCGCGCAGACCATGATCGAGGACCACGGCAAGGCCAACGACGAACTGCGCTCGCTGAAGTCCGGCGACAAGGGTTATTCGCTCGTGGACAAGCCGCTGCCCGACGCGCAGAAGGCGCTGGATGCGATGTCGCGCATGAAGGGCGCCGAGTTCGACGCGGCCTACCGCAAGCAGATGATCGCCGATCACGAGGAGGCGGTGGCGTCGTTCGAGGTGGAAATCGAGAAGGGATCGAACCCGGAGATGAAGGCGTTCGCGAAGAAGACCCTGCCGACGTTGAAGCATCACCTGGAGATGGCGAAGGCGTTGCCGACGCGCTGA
- a CDS encoding sugar ABC transporter permease gives MQSQKIQQLFVRYKILALLIAVALIWVFFHVKTEQAFITPGNLSNLFRQMAITGMLACGMVFIIIAGEIDLSIGSQLGLLGGVVAILTVNMGWGTWPSIGAVLLLGLLIGAFNGFVVTKMRVPSFIVGLGGMLAFRGIVLYVTGSSTIAPAPDDLIALGQGFVPPVLSRWIGAVIFLALIGLTVRRRMRRSKLGLHQAAVWIDVVRLVAIGAVMAGFIRMLNDANGIPIPVMILLALLAVFTYISTQTVFGRHVYAVGGNMEATRLSGVNVARVKLVVFALMGLMCAFAGIITVARTGSGSPSAGTGGELDAISACFIGGTSMRGGSGTVYGALIGALVMASLDSGMQLMDVDNSWQMIIKGVILVLAVWVDVLSGSNRNG, from the coding sequence ATGCAGTCGCAGAAAATCCAGCAGTTGTTCGTTCGCTACAAGATCCTCGCCCTGTTGATCGCCGTCGCGCTGATCTGGGTGTTCTTCCACGTCAAGACCGAGCAGGCCTTCATCACGCCGGGCAACCTGTCGAACCTGTTCCGGCAGATGGCCATCACCGGCATGCTCGCCTGCGGCATGGTCTTCATCATCATCGCCGGCGAGATCGACCTGTCGATCGGCTCGCAGCTGGGCCTGCTCGGCGGGGTGGTGGCCATCCTCACCGTGAACATGGGCTGGGGCACCTGGCCGTCGATCGGCGCGGTGCTGCTGCTGGGCCTGCTGATCGGTGCGTTCAACGGCTTCGTGGTGACGAAGATGCGGGTGCCGTCGTTCATCGTCGGCCTCGGCGGCATGCTCGCCTTCCGCGGCATCGTGCTTTACGTGACGGGCAGCTCCACCATCGCGCCGGCGCCGGACGACCTCATCGCGCTCGGCCAGGGCTTCGTGCCTCCCGTGCTGTCGCGCTGGATCGGCGCGGTGATCTTCCTCGCGCTGATCGGACTCACGGTGCGCCGCCGCATGCGCCGTTCGAAGCTGGGGCTGCACCAGGCCGCGGTGTGGATCGACGTGGTCCGCCTGGTCGCCATCGGCGCGGTGATGGCGGGCTTCATCCGCATGCTCAACGACGCCAACGGCATTCCCATCCCGGTGATGATCCTGCTGGCGCTGCTGGCCGTGTTCACCTACATCTCGACGCAGACCGTGTTCGGTCGCCACGTGTACGCCGTGGGCGGAAACATGGAAGCCACTCGCCTGTCGGGCGTGAACGTGGCGCGGGTAAAGCTGGTGGTGTTCGCGCTGATGGGTTTGATGTGCGCCTTCGCGGGCATCATCACGGTGGCACGTACCGGTTCGGGGTCACCCTCGGCGGGCACGGGCGGCGAGCTGGATGCGATCTCCGCGTGCTTCATCGGCGGCACGTCGATGCGCGGCGGTTCGGGCACGGTCTACGGTGCGCTGATCGGCGCGCTGGTGATGGCGAGCCTGGACAGCGGCATGCAGCTGATGGACGTCGACAACTCGTGGCAGATGATCATCAAGGGCGTGATCCTGGTGCTGGCCGTGTGGGTGGACGTGCTGTCGGGTTCCAACCGCAACGGTTAA
- a CDS encoding xylose ABC transporter ATP-binding protein, which yields MSDYLFEMRDIVKEFSGVRALNGISLAVRPGECVGLCGENGAGKSTLMKVLSGVYPHGTWEGEILFDGKPLKAASVRDSEAAGIVIIHQELMLVPQLSVAENIFLGNESTKFGGVMDYDAMYAKADALLARLKLKDVNVAAPVMNYGGGYQQLFEIAKALAKNARLLILDEPSSSLTSAETDILLSIIEDLKREGVACVYISHKLDEVARVCDTVTVIRDGKHIVTKPMSEMTTHSIITAMVGREIENLFPRVEHAIGEVVFEARHVTCWDVTNPQRKRVDDISFKLHRGEILGIAGLVGAGRTELVSAIFGAYPGRYEAELYLEGKPIKVKNPEQAIKAGLSLVPEDRKRQGIVPLMGVGDNITLAVLSHYAHAGTIDRQAELQTVDAEIKRLRVKTASPELAIVGLSGGNQQKAVLTKMLLPDPKVLILDEPTRGVDVGSKYDIYTLMFELVARGVAIVMVSSEMPEVLGVSDRVLVVGEGKLRGDFKNVGLTQEQVLAAAISHAAEGPAHAA from the coding sequence GTGAGCGACTACCTCTTCGAGATGCGCGACATCGTCAAGGAGTTTTCCGGCGTGCGCGCGCTCAACGGCATCAGCCTCGCGGTGCGGCCCGGCGAATGCGTGGGCCTGTGCGGCGAGAACGGTGCCGGCAAGTCCACCCTGATGAAGGTGCTGTCGGGCGTGTATCCCCATGGCACGTGGGAAGGCGAGATCCTCTTCGACGGCAAGCCGCTGAAGGCGGCTTCGGTGCGCGACAGCGAGGCCGCGGGCATCGTCATCATCCACCAGGAACTGATGCTGGTGCCGCAGCTTTCCGTGGCCGAGAACATCTTCCTCGGCAACGAGAGCACGAAGTTCGGCGGCGTGATGGACTACGACGCCATGTACGCCAAGGCCGATGCCTTGCTCGCGCGGCTGAAGCTGAAGGACGTGAACGTGGCCGCGCCGGTGATGAACTACGGCGGCGGTTACCAGCAGCTGTTCGAGATCGCCAAGGCGCTGGCGAAGAACGCGCGCCTGTTGATCCTCGACGAGCCATCGTCGTCGCTGACCTCGGCGGAAACCGACATCCTGCTGTCGATCATCGAAGACCTGAAGCGCGAAGGCGTGGCCTGCGTGTACATCTCGCACAAGCTCGACGAGGTGGCGCGCGTGTGCGACACGGTCACCGTGATCCGCGACGGCAAGCACATCGTCACCAAGCCGATGAGCGAGATGACCACGCATTCGATCATCACGGCGATGGTCGGCCGCGAGATCGAGAACCTGTTCCCGCGAGTCGAGCACGCCATCGGCGAGGTGGTCTTCGAGGCGCGGCACGTCACCTGCTGGGACGTGACCAACCCGCAACGCAAGCGCGTCGACGACATCTCGTTCAAGCTGCACCGGGGCGAAATCCTCGGCATCGCCGGTCTCGTCGGCGCGGGCCGCACGGAGCTGGTATCCGCCATCTTCGGCGCGTACCCGGGCCGCTACGAGGCCGAGCTGTACCTGGAAGGCAAGCCGATCAAGGTGAAGAACCCCGAGCAGGCGATCAAGGCCGGGCTTTCGCTCGTTCCGGAGGATCGCAAGCGCCAGGGCATCGTCCCGCTCATGGGCGTGGGCGACAACATCACCTTGGCCGTGCTCTCGCACTATGCGCATGCGGGCACCATCGACCGGCAGGCCGAGCTGCAGACGGTGGATGCCGAGATCAAGCGCCTGCGGGTGAAGACGGCGAGCCCGGAGTTGGCCATCGTGGGGCTGTCCGGCGGCAACCAGCAGAAGGCGGTACTCACCAAGATGCTGCTACCCGACCCGAAGGTGCTCATCCTCGACGAGCCGACGCGCGGCGTCGACGTGGGATCCAAGTACGACATCTATACGTTGATGTTCGAACTGGTGGCTCGCGGCGTCGCCATCGTCATGGTGTCGTCGGAGATGCCCGAAGTGCTGGGCGTGAGCGACCGCGTGCTCGTCGTGGGCGAGGGCAAGCTGCGCGGCGACTTCAAGAACGTCGGCCTCACCCAGGAGCAGGTGCTCGCCGCGGCCATTTCGCATGCGGCCGAAGGACCGGCGCACGCCGCCTGA
- the xylF gene encoding D-xylose ABC transporter substrate-binding protein yields the protein MKPKALPTLLAVSMAAAGVFAAPQAHASKDKPVIGFSIDDLRVERWTRDRDYFKAAAEAKGATVSVQSADANEQKQIQQIENLISRKVDVIVIVPFNAKTLTTVVAEAKKAGIKVISYDRLILNADVDAYISFDNEKVGEMQAKGVVDATGGKGNYFLLGGAPTDNNAKILRQGQMTVLDPLVKSGAVKIVGQQWTNEWLASNAQSIIENALTANKNNIQGIVASNDGTAGGAVAALQGQKLAGKVAVSGQDADLAAVKRIKAGTQTMTVYKPIKTIATDAANLAVQFAKGEAPKFTSKMNNGKKDVDTILLTPTLLTKANVDVVVKDGFYTQAQVGN from the coding sequence ATGAAACCCAAGGCCCTACCAACGTTGCTGGCCGTATCGATGGCCGCGGCCGGCGTGTTCGCCGCACCGCAGGCGCATGCGAGCAAGGATAAACCGGTGATCGGCTTCTCCATCGACGACCTGCGCGTGGAGCGATGGACGCGCGATCGCGATTACTTCAAGGCGGCGGCCGAGGCGAAGGGGGCCACCGTTTCCGTGCAGTCGGCCGACGCCAACGAGCAGAAGCAGATCCAGCAGATCGAGAACCTGATCTCGCGCAAGGTCGACGTCATCGTGATCGTGCCGTTCAACGCCAAGACGCTCACCACCGTGGTGGCCGAGGCGAAGAAGGCCGGCATCAAGGTGATTTCGTACGATCGCCTCATCCTCAACGCCGACGTCGACGCCTACATCTCGTTCGACAACGAGAAGGTCGGCGAGATGCAGGCCAAGGGCGTGGTCGACGCCACGGGCGGCAAGGGCAATTACTTCCTGCTCGGCGGCGCGCCCACCGACAACAACGCGAAGATCCTGCGCCAGGGCCAGATGACGGTGCTCGATCCCCTCGTCAAGAGCGGGGCCGTCAAGATCGTCGGCCAGCAGTGGACCAACGAATGGCTCGCCTCGAACGCGCAGTCGATCATCGAGAACGCGCTCACCGCCAACAAGAACAACATCCAGGGCATCGTCGCGTCCAACGACGGCACCGCCGGCGGCGCCGTCGCGGCGTTGCAGGGCCAGAAGCTCGCCGGCAAGGTGGCCGTGTCGGGGCAGGATGCCGACCTCGCCGCCGTCAAGCGCATCAAGGCGGGTACGCAGACCATGACGGTCTACAAGCCGATCAAGACCATCGCCACCGACGCGGCCAATCTCGCCGTGCAGTTCGCCAAGGGCGAGGCGCCGAAGTTCACCTCGAAGATGAACAACGGCAAGAAGGACGTCGACACCATCCTGCTCACGCCCACGCTGCTGACCAAGGCCAACGTGGACGTCGTGGTGAAGGACGGCTTCTACACCCAGGCACAGGTCGGCAACTGA
- the xylB gene encoding xylulokinase, with protein MDASARLYLGIDLGTSSVKAVLLDGGGAVRATASSPLSVSHPRPRWSEQDPHAWWSATEAAVMEVLKEVDTRRVAAIGLSGQMHGATLLDAADRVLRPAILWNDGRSDLECEALERVPGFRDVTGNLAMPGFTAPKLAWVRKHEPEVFAKVAKVLLPKDYLRLRLTGDYMTDASDAAGTLWLDVRKRAWSDAMLEATGLDRSHMPLVFEGSHPAGRLRKELADRWGMDTVPVAAGGGDNAAGAVGVGIVRHGQAMLSLGTSGVYFAVSDGFRASPETAVHSFCHALPDTWHLMSVMLNAASCLDFTARLTGFRDVPALLAEAEAKGLHENGPLFLPYLTGERTPHNDAHARGSFTNLGPDTDRSDLANATLEGVGLGLLDGLLAVEGTGLVADEITVIGGGSRSAYWTQMLADILGKRLVLRSGGEVGPALGAARLARLAVEPDASLEEVCPMPPVTAVREPDAARHAYFLQTRHPLFRLSYERMKPLYSHAAQRDDSRPS; from the coding sequence ATGGACGCTTCGGCTCGTTTGTACCTCGGCATAGACCTCGGCACCTCGTCGGTGAAAGCCGTGCTGCTCGACGGCGGCGGCGCGGTGCGCGCCACCGCATCCAGCCCGCTGTCGGTGTCCCATCCGCGGCCACGGTGGTCCGAGCAGGACCCGCACGCATGGTGGTCCGCCACGGAGGCGGCGGTTATGGAAGTCCTCAAGGAGGTGGATACGCGTCGCGTCGCCGCCATCGGACTTTCCGGCCAGATGCACGGGGCCACCTTGCTCGACGCCGCCGACCGCGTCCTGCGTCCCGCCATCCTGTGGAACGACGGCCGTTCCGACCTCGAGTGCGAAGCGCTCGAGCGCGTGCCGGGCTTTCGCGACGTCACCGGCAACCTCGCCATGCCGGGCTTCACGGCGCCCAAGCTCGCGTGGGTGCGCAAGCACGAACCGGAGGTGTTCGCGAAGGTGGCGAAGGTGCTGCTGCCGAAGGATTACCTTCGCCTGCGGCTCACCGGCGATTACATGACCGACGCGTCCGACGCGGCGGGCACGCTATGGCTCGACGTGCGCAAGCGGGCATGGAGCGACGCGATGCTCGAGGCGACCGGCCTCGATCGTTCGCACATGCCGCTGGTGTTCGAGGGCAGCCACCCCGCCGGACGCCTGCGCAAGGAACTCGCCGACCGCTGGGGCATGGACACCGTGCCCGTCGCCGCCGGCGGTGGCGACAATGCCGCCGGCGCGGTCGGCGTGGGAATCGTGCGACACGGGCAGGCCATGCTTTCGCTGGGCACGTCGGGCGTGTACTTCGCCGTGTCCGACGGCTTTCGTGCCAGCCCCGAAACGGCGGTGCACAGTTTCTGCCATGCGCTGCCCGATACCTGGCACCTGATGTCGGTGATGCTCAACGCGGCGAGCTGCCTGGACTTCACCGCGCGCCTCACCGGTTTCCGGGACGTTCCCGCGTTGCTGGCGGAAGCCGAGGCGAAGGGCCTGCACGAAAACGGCCCGTTGTTCCTGCCTTACCTCACCGGCGAACGCACGCCGCACAACGATGCGCACGCGCGCGGCTCGTTCACGAACCTCGGCCCCGACACCGATCGGTCCGACCTGGCCAACGCCACGCTCGAAGGCGTGGGCCTGGGTCTGCTCGACGGACTGCTGGCCGTGGAAGGCACCGGCCTGGTCGCCGACGAGATCACGGTGATCGGCGGCGGCTCGCGCAGCGCCTATTGGACGCAGATGCTCGCCGACATCCTCGGCAAGCGCCTGGTGCTGCGCAGCGGCGGCGAAGTGGGCCCGGCTCTCGGCGCCGCGCGGTTGGCCCGCCTGGCCGTGGAACCGGACGCGTCGCTCGAGGAAGTGTGCCCCATGCCCCCGGTGACCGCCGTGCGCGAGCCCGATGCAGCGCGTCATGCTTATTTCCTGCAAACGCGCCACCCTCTGTTCCGCCTCAGTTACGAGCGGATGAAACCGTTGTATTCCCACGCCGCCCAGCGCGACGATTCCCGCCCTTCCTGA
- the xylA gene encoding xylose isomerase produces the protein MSYFSSIPKIAYEGPGSDNPLAFRHYDAGRVVLGKTMAEHLRLATCYWHTFVWPGSDVFGAGTFERPWQQPGEPMAKAREKADAAFDFFSRLGTPFYTFHDTDVAPEGNGLAEYRNHFAAMVDVLEKKQAETGMKLLWGTANLFSHPRYAAGAATNPQPEVFAYAATQVRHAMEATHRLGGANYVLWGGREGYDTLLNTDLKRERAQMGRFFQMVVEHKHKLGFKGTILIEPKPQEPTKHQYDYDTATVYSFLKEFGLENEVKTNLEANHATLAGHSFHHEVATSIALGVFGSIDANRGDPQNGWDTDQFPNSVEEMTLVVYEILRAGGFTTGGFNFDTKVRRQSHAPEDLFYGHIGAIDTLALGLERAAKMIEKDTLAELKAKRYAGWKGDFGSTILKGGFTLASLADEAVARDLHPTHVSGHQELLENIVNRYIYG, from the coding sequence ATGTCGTATTTCTCGAGCATCCCGAAGATCGCCTATGAAGGCCCCGGCTCGGACAACCCGCTGGCCTTCCGCCACTACGACGCCGGGCGCGTGGTGCTGGGCAAGACCATGGCCGAGCACCTGCGCCTGGCCACCTGCTACTGGCACACCTTCGTCTGGCCGGGCTCGGACGTGTTCGGCGCGGGCACCTTCGAGCGGCCCTGGCAGCAGCCCGGCGAGCCGATGGCGAAGGCCCGCGAGAAGGCCGATGCGGCCTTCGATTTCTTCTCGCGCCTGGGCACGCCGTTCTACACCTTCCACGACACCGACGTGGCGCCCGAGGGCAACGGCCTGGCCGAGTACCGCAACCACTTCGCCGCCATGGTCGACGTGCTGGAGAAGAAGCAGGCCGAGACCGGCATGAAGCTCCTGTGGGGCACCGCCAACCTGTTCAGCCATCCGCGTTATGCCGCCGGTGCCGCCACCAATCCGCAGCCGGAGGTGTTCGCCTACGCGGCCACGCAGGTGCGCCACGCGATGGAGGCCACGCATCGGCTGGGCGGCGCCAACTACGTGCTGTGGGGCGGCCGCGAGGGCTACGACACGCTGCTGAACACCGACCTCAAGCGCGAGCGCGCGCAGATGGGCCGGTTCTTCCAGATGGTGGTCGAGCACAAGCACAAGTTGGGCTTCAAGGGCACGATCCTCATCGAGCCCAAGCCGCAGGAGCCCACCAAGCACCAGTACGACTACGACACCGCCACGGTGTACAGCTTCCTCAAGGAGTTCGGTCTCGAGAACGAGGTGAAGACCAACCTCGAGGCGAACCATGCCACGCTGGCCGGGCACTCGTTCCACCACGAGGTGGCCACGTCGATCGCGCTGGGCGTGTTCGGTTCCATCGACGCCAATCGCGGCGATCCGCAGAACGGCTGGGATACCGACCAGTTCCCCAACAGCGTCGAGGAAATGACCCTCGTCGTCTACGAGATCCTGCGTGCGGGCGGTTTCACCACCGGCGGCTTCAACTTCGATACGAAGGTGCGCCGCCAGAGCCACGCGCCGGAAGATCTCTTCTACGGCCACATCGGTGCCATCGACACCCTGGCGCTGGGTTTGGAGCGCGCGGCGAAGATGATCGAGAAGGACACGCTGGCCGAACTGAAGGCGAAGCGGTACGCGGGCTGGAAGGGCGACTTCGGCTCGACCATCCTCAAGGGCGGCTTCACGCTCGCCTCGCTGGCCGACGAGGCCGTCGCGCGCGACCTGCACCCGACGCACGTATCGGGCCACCAGGAGTTGCTCGAAAACATCGTCAACCGCTATATCTACGGGTGA
- a CDS encoding XylR family transcriptional regulator produces the protein MSPHRIALLFNANKVYDRQVIAGIGHYLNSTRVEWDLFMEEDFRSRMRDIHQFQGDGVIADFDDPEAEATLRDLHIPVVAVGGSYQDPADYPVGVPYIATDNARLVRLAYDHLIEQGLGRFAFYGIPQNPGSRWAQERERAFAAIVEEESVEGIVYEGQSTTAGGWGTAVEELVAWLTALPKPIGIIAATDARARQLLQACVIGGIAVPGQVAIVGIDNDPMAQLLTRIPLTSVIQGAEEMGRTAAHLLHQMLRGVDCSTARVLVPPVGISVQASSKYQPLRSPHVMRASHYIRQYGCLGIKTEQVADYVGVSRTVLEEHFKRELKQTVHQAILQHKLDTACQLIAGSEAPLAEIAVRCGFTSLQYMYAVFRREYDCTPRQYLDLHRTPTAAT, from the coding sequence ATGTCACCGCATCGCATCGCACTGCTGTTCAACGCCAACAAGGTGTACGACCGCCAGGTCATCGCCGGCATCGGACACTACCTCAACAGCACCCGCGTCGAGTGGGACCTCTTCATGGAAGAGGATTTCCGCAGCCGCATGCGGGACATCCATCAGTTCCAGGGCGACGGCGTCATCGCCGATTTCGACGATCCCGAGGCCGAGGCGACGCTTCGCGACCTGCACATCCCCGTGGTGGCGGTCGGCGGTTCATACCAGGATCCGGCCGATTACCCGGTCGGCGTGCCCTACATCGCCACCGACAACGCCCGGCTGGTGCGCCTGGCCTACGACCACCTGATCGAGCAGGGGCTCGGCCGGTTCGCCTTCTACGGCATTCCGCAGAACCCGGGAAGCCGGTGGGCGCAGGAGCGCGAACGCGCGTTCGCGGCCATCGTGGAAGAGGAATCGGTCGAAGGCATCGTCTACGAGGGCCAGTCGACCACCGCCGGCGGCTGGGGCACGGCGGTGGAAGAACTGGTGGCCTGGCTCACCGCGTTGCCCAAGCCCATCGGCATCATCGCCGCCACCGATGCCCGCGCCCGGCAGTTGCTCCAGGCCTGCGTGATCGGCGGCATCGCGGTGCCAGGCCAGGTGGCCATCGTCGGTATCGACAACGATCCGATGGCGCAGCTGCTCACGCGCATTCCGCTCACCTCGGTGATCCAGGGCGCCGAGGAGATGGGCCGCACGGCCGCGCACCTGCTGCACCAGATGCTGCGCGGCGTGGATTGTTCCACCGCCCGCGTGCTAGTGCCGCCGGTGGGCATCAGCGTGCAGGCATCCAGCAAATACCAGCCGCTGCGCAGCCCGCACGTGATGCGCGCCAGCCACTACATCCGCCAGTACGGCTGCCTCGGCATCAAGACCGAGCAGGTGGCCGACTACGTGGGCGTGTCGCGCACCGTGCTCGAGGAACACTTCAAGCGCGAACTGAAGCAGACCGTGCACCAGGCCATCCTGCAGCACAAGCTCGACACCGCCTGCCAGCTCATCGCCGGCTCGGAAGCCCCACTCGCCGAGATCGCCGTGCGCTGCGGTTTCACCTCGCTGCAATACATGTATGCGGTGTTTCGTCGCGAGTACGACTGCACCCCACGCCAGTACCTCGACCTCCATCGCACCCCGACGGCCGCTACCTGA
- a CDS encoding aldose epimerase family protein — MPVSSATAWGQLPDGRTLHRWTLRNATGSQVDVTDLGGTLLSWQAPDRQGRVGEVLLGHADASQYIASDAYMGAIVGRWANRIRGGRFTLDGVDYKVDRNDHGNHLHGGVHGFHLQRWDVEPDGDGLALRLVSPEGDGGFPGEVRVDLRMRLEDDGTLDLHYVATTDAPTPLSLTAHPYFNLNERRPDIRDHVIRIAADDFLAIEAGAIPIGRQSVAGTAFDFREAAPIGSRLHWPDPQLRLVGGFDHCYVVNGSSGPVVVVTEPWSGRRLTLETDRPGLQFYSGQKLTGQPTRRNDTYGPFAGFALEAQAFPNQVNTAEAEGAILRPGQTWRQHTRYRIDTV; from the coding sequence ATGCCCGTTTCCTCAGCCACCGCCTGGGGCCAGTTGCCCGACGGCCGCACCCTGCATCGCTGGACCCTCCGCAACGCCACCGGCTCACAGGTGGACGTCACCGACCTCGGCGGCACGCTGCTCTCCTGGCAGGCGCCCGATCGCCAGGGCCGGGTGGGCGAGGTGCTGCTCGGCCACGCCGACGCCTCGCAATACATCGCGTCCGACGCGTACATGGGCGCCATCGTGGGTCGCTGGGCCAACCGCATCCGCGGCGGCCGATTCACCCTCGACGGGGTGGATTACAAGGTCGACCGCAACGACCACGGCAACCACCTGCACGGCGGCGTGCACGGTTTCCACCTGCAACGCTGGGACGTGGAACCGGACGGCGACGGCCTCGCCTTGAGGCTGGTATCCCCCGAGGGCGACGGTGGTTTTCCGGGCGAGGTGCGCGTCGACCTGCGCATGCGCCTGGAAGACGACGGCACGCTCGACCTGCACTACGTCGCCACCACCGACGCGCCGACGCCGCTCAGCCTCACCGCGCACCCCTACTTCAATCTCAACGAGCGGCGGCCGGACATCCGCGACCACGTGATCCGCATCGCCGCCGACGACTTCCTCGCCATCGAGGCCGGAGCCATCCCCATCGGCCGTCAGTCCGTGGCCGGCACGGCGTTCGATTTCCGCGAGGCGGCGCCGATCGGCTCGCGACTGCACTGGCCCGATCCGCAATTGCGGCTGGTGGGCGGTTTCGACCACTGCTACGTGGTGAACGGGTCGTCGGGGCCCGTCGTCGTGGTGACCGAGCCGTGGAGCGGGCGCCGCCTCACCCTGGAGACCGACCGGCCCGGGCTGCAGTTCTACAGCGGGCAGAAGCTCACCGGACAGCCGACGCGGCGCAACGACACCTACGGCCCCTTCGCCGGGTTCGCGCTGGAGGCGCAGGCGTTTCCGAACCAGGTGAATACGGCGGAGGCGGAAGGAGCCATCCTGCGCCCTGGGCAAACCTGGCGGCAGCACACCCGGTACCGCATCGATACCGTGTAA